GAACGTCGTCACGGATAACCGGCAGACCCTCGTCGGCGTGAGTGCCGGACAAAGTCGAAAGCCTTGGAATCCAGTCGGTCATGCGACCCAGTGTTCCTAACAGGGAAAGCCTTTGGGCTCACTCTCTCGTCCTGAAATGTGACACATGACACCGTGTGCCAGGGTAAACTTGATTCGTGGGGTGAACACCCCATATCGAATAAAAGCCAGTCTGTTATCTTTTGATCTCGTGAATAATCCAAATGTTAAACCAAAAGGTATTTATGAATATGAAGTCACAGCTTACAACTCAACACAATCCGAAACAATTATCCAAACGCATCACCAGCTCCACTATAAGCACATTGTGCATGACTGTGGCGGCGGCGGCGGCACTTTTCATCGCAGCTCCTTACGCTAAGGCAGCAACGGCGATCTCCACAGCCGATCAAAAATTTATTTTGGCAGCGTCACAAGGTGCCATGACCGGGGTGAAGCTGGGCGAACTGGCTGCACAGAACGGACAACGCGACGATGTGAAGTCTTTCGGTAAGATGATGGTGAAAGAACATACGTCCATCAATGACGACCTGAAAGCGTTAGCCGTACAAAAGGGCGTAGTCTTGCCCGAGAGCCTAGATAAAAAGAATCAGGCGACGGTGGATAAAATGGCAGCTCTGACGGGTTCAAAATTCGACGACGCTTATATCGCTAGCATGATCAAAGATCACAAAAACGATATCAAGGAATACAAAGCGGAATCTGACAAAACGAAAGATGCGGATATTCAAAGCTTCTTGAAAAAATCGACACCGAGCATGGAAGAGCATTTGAAGCTCATCACTGCGATGGACAGTGTCCGTGATAGTAACACAAAAAACTCAGCCGGGACTAACCAAGGTGATAACACCGTCACGAACACGACCTATAAGGCCGACAATACAGGCATCAATAAGCGCGACCGCGACAAGGATACCTTAACACCGCTCGATCAGGGTAACACAACGTCCGACATCAACACCACGGCAGAGATTCGTAAAGGAATCATCGCTAAAGATGGAATGTCCGTGAATGCCAAGAACGTGAAAATCATCACCGCCAATGGTGAGGTCACCTTACGCGGACCCGTGGACACCGCGGATGAAAAACGTCAAATCGGCGAAATCGCCGACAACCTTGCCGGAGCGAATAAGGTGAGTAACCAACTGGAAGTCAAAAAGACCGCTAGCAATAACTAATTTGGTAATTAATCAAACAAAACAAAGAAAGAAATATCTATGTCAAATAAATCCGTATTCTGTATCGCTACATCACACAATCAGGCCGATCAAATCGTCGACCGCTTAAAAAATGCAAACTTCTCGAATAACGACATCTCTGCGTTATTCCCCGACAAGGAAACGTCACACGATTTCGCCCATGAGAAAAACACGAAAGCACCCGAAGGAGCGGTCACCGGCGCAGGCACAGGCGGCGCTATTGGTGGGACTTTGGGATGGATTGCTGGGATCGGTGCACTGGCCATTCCGGGAGTAGGCCCGTTTATCGCTGCCGGTCCGATTATCGCCGCGTTGAGTGGTGTGGCTATCGGTGCAGCCGTGGGTGGTATTGCGGGTGGTTTGATTGGTATGGGCATTCCAGAAATCGAAGCCAAACGTTACGAAGGCAAGATTAAGGAAGGTAATATCCTCATCTCAGTGCATACCGAGAACTCCGAAGAAATCACCAAGGCCAAAGAAATCTTCACACAGGCCGGGGCCCAGGACATCTGTACAACAGGTGAATCCACCGTTCCTCATCCTGAAAAAATGAGTAATCGTAAGCTGCATGAATCCAGTGTCAATTAAGTAACCAACATCTATTCGAGACATGAATCA
Above is a window of Verrucomicrobiota bacterium DNA encoding:
- a CDS encoding DUF4142 domain-containing protein; the protein is MNMKSQLTTQHNPKQLSKRITSSTISTLCMTVAAAAALFIAAPYAKAATAISTADQKFILAASQGAMTGVKLGELAAQNGQRDDVKSFGKMMVKEHTSINDDLKALAVQKGVVLPESLDKKNQATVDKMAALTGSKFDDAYIASMIKDHKNDIKEYKAESDKTKDADIQSFLKKSTPSMEEHLKLITAMDSVRDSNTKNSAGTNQGDNTVTNTTYKADNTGINKRDRDKDTLTPLDQGNTTSDINTTAEIRKGIIAKDGMSVNAKNVKIITANGEVTLRGPVDTADEKRQIGEIADNLAGANKVSNQLEVKKTASNN
- a CDS encoding DUF3341 domain-containing protein, whose amino-acid sequence is MSNKSVFCIATSHNQADQIVDRLKNANFSNNDISALFPDKETSHDFAHEKNTKAPEGAVTGAGTGGAIGGTLGWIAGIGALAIPGVGPFIAAGPIIAALSGVAIGAAVGGIAGGLIGMGIPEIEAKRYEGKIKEGNILISVHTENSEEITKAKEIFTQAGAQDICTTGESTVPHPEKMSNRKLHESSVN